TTTGGGGTTCTTTGCACAGCTCCTTATTGTTCTTTGCCCAAGAAGGGTTTTATTTATTCagagtttttaaggccagaaggaatcattatgatcatctaatctgtcCTGAATAGCACAGGCTGTAACTTGTGGTTGACTAGAGTAtttcttttagaaaggcatccagtcttgatttaaaaacttcaagcgACTAAAAATCCATCATTTTACCCTGTCAGGGGGGTTCTTTTAGCCTGGTGTTCATGTAAATTGATTTGACAATAAGCTTTGTATattattgtggggttttttgtataTGGGCCTTGAGCCTCTGGTGTGGGTGcattttctaaatggaaaaatgaTGACAGCCATGGTTGCCTGCACAGTCACTGCACTATGAGTGTGTAACTTATTCCTATGAGATACTTGGGATGTGAAAGGCTGTGTCCTTAAATCCAGATTTTATCCTCTTTCATTTGTGTTTTCTTTGCTCCTGGCAGTTTTAAGAACTTTGACTTGGAGGACTCTCAGAAATGTGCAGTAGACTGGCTGATGATTGGCCCCTCTTCCAAGAAGGAAGAGTACAGAGTATGTGGATCCTCCATACCACCCTCCTTTATCTCTGCACGGGATCATGTCTGGATATTTTTCCACTCAGACACATTGAGTTCGGGACAGGCTCAGGGATTTCGCCTTTCCTACATCAGAGGTAAAATCTCTGTACAGTTTTAATGAATTTTGTTGGACTATTCAGAAATACTTTACCACCCTGACCCCAAATCCTGTGACAAAAGTGACTTCTGTTGACCAAAGTCTTTTGTAAATGCTGATGAGTCATTAGAAGCTTGTATATTTTCACCATTTGGCTTTATTAGAGAATTCTTCTGGTGGAGAGCTGGACCAAGAGTCAATGGCTGCACACTGGGATAAAATATTAGAACTAACACATGGCATCAGATGTTTCTaaaagttttaatattttttttctccccacaggAAAAATAGGCCAGACTATTTGCCAGTCTGATGAATTCCATTGTGTAAACGGCAAGTGCATTCCCAACACTTGGAAGTGTAATTCCATGGATGAGTGTGGGGATAACTCGGATGAGAGAAACTGCACCATCCCTCCAACAGAGCCTCAGTCTAGCATTTGTCCCTCGGGAACATTCCAATGTAGCATAGCTCATTCCACCAAGTGCTTGATAAATGAGTTGAGATGTAATTCAGTTAAAGACTGTAGTGATGGTTCAGATGAAGCTAACTGCCCTGATCTTTCATGTGGCAAAAGACTGGGTAATTTTTATGGGTCTTTTGCTTCCCCAGACTTGTTCCGTGCAGATCACAGCCGGACAGACCTGCGCTGCACTTGGTATGTGGACACACAAGATAATCGGCATGTCCTCTTGCAGCTTGATTTACAGTTAGGGTACAATGACTATATAAAGGTGTATGATGGCATTGGAGAGAGAGGTGATAAATTAATGCAAACTCTTTCATATCACAACAACAGGCACTTGGTGAGTGTGGAGTCCTCAAAGGGTCAGCTCACCATTTCATATCATGCCAGATCAAAGAGTACTGGCCATGGATTCAATGCAACTTATCAGGTGAAAGGTTACTGCCTTCCGTGGGAACACCCTTGTGGAAGTGATGAGGAGTGTTTCACAGATAAGCAGCATTGTGATGGTTGGTGGCACTGCCCAAATGGCAAAGATGAAGAGAACTGTCCAGCTTGCCAGAAAAATGAATACCCATGCGAAGGAAACAGTGGACTGTGTTATTCAATACTTGACCGATGTAATAACCAAAAGAACTGTCCAGATGGCTCAGATGAAAAGAACTGCTTTACATGCCAGCCAGGAAACTTTCACTGTGGCACAAATCTATGTATCTTTGAGACTTGGCGCTGTGACGGCCAAGAAGACTGCCAGGATGGAAGCGATGAACATAATTGTCTGGTTATAGTGCCCAGAAAAGTCATCACAGCTGCTCTGATTGGGAGTCTTGTGTGTGGCTTGCTGTTGGTGATAGCACTGGGTTGTGCATTTAAACTCTACTCACTAAGGACCAGGGAATACAGGTGAAAATCTTGTATGTTCATAATGTCCTAACTTTACTAGGTGAGCCTTTCTTTCAGTCACTTTAGGGGAAAGAATAAAATATCCATTCAAGTGAATTTTAAAACACACAGTAAAACTAAGCCAGGGTCCAATGAAACTGATGGGATTTAAAAAATGGTCACTGTGCTGTTTTTTCGCAGTGAGAGCTAATGGCCTACATTTTGGCAAGTAGCTATTTGACTGTCTCTTCCTCTATATTTACTGAGTAATATGCCGGTATCCTATACAGTTGGTTCTTTTGCATCTCTCAGCATCCTAGTGAAGAGAAGGGTTACAGTGGAGTTACCTTTACTTCTGTTGTTATGAAAACATCTATTTTAATGTAGTACTGCCCTGCTGGCTGATGACACTAGCCCTGAGGGAACTGGGAGAGAAGACTCTGTCTGTGTAATTTTTGTGGGTTCCTTCCCCATTTTACTCTGGTTCTGTTGGTTTCAGAGCATTTGAAACCCAGATGACTCGTCTTGAGGCAGAGTTTGTACGACGTGAGGCTCCACCTTCCTATGGGCAGCTCATTGCACAAGGACTTATCCCGCCAGTTGAAGATTTCCCTGTTTACAATGCATCGCAAGTAAATGGTTTCATTCTACATTCAAACTATCAAAAATTGGATAGACTGAATGAATCTGAAGCAACAGTAACAATGAAATCACTTTAATTTATGGAAATGCTCTTGTAACAACATGTATTTGACTTCCTCTGTACTGAAGAATTGCAGTTATACATTTTTGTGATCGAGCTAAGTTTTCTAGTTAGATGGGGACTCATCAGTATGTTGAAAGCTAAATggataaaaaaagttttaaatcaaaatagcAATAAATAGACAAATATCAAACTAAAACAGAAAGGAGACCAGCATTTCAATCTGAAAGTACAAAGGACTTTCTTTTGCATAGAAAATACAATAAGGAGTGTGGGCATTTGTCTTCTGCAAAATTCTGGAGTTATTTTTAGTAACAAATGcaaagtttattaacaaaaagttCTGTTGTATTTTTGTACTCTCCCATatctgcctttctctctctctctctctctctctctgtcaaatGCATTTCACTCCCTATTGTGATAACTTCATGACCTGACACAGCACTTGTAATTATGTAAGCAGAGGGGAGGTTTGAGGCATCAACTGTTATCAAGTTCTCCTGTCATTGCCTGTGAGACAGGATTCAGTGGACCAATAGTGTGGTCCAGTATGGCAAATCCTGCATCTAACCATGCTGAGTTGATTGCTGTTGTCAGAGGGGGGGTTGTTAAATGCAAATGGTGAGAAAAATTTCTGGAGGAAAGAAGTTTGATGCAGACTGAGCAGTctttggcttgatttttaagcagGAGTTTAAGCTTAAACTGTAACCTTTCCATCTGAGTAGCATTCTTAAGAGTCAGATGGAGAATTTAGTGGGCAGGACAGTCTTAGATATTTGATAGTGTTCTCCAATGGAAACATCAAGAAATTACAGTTTCTTGGTTCTGTTTTATAGGCATCTGTGCTGCAGAACATCCGAACAGCAATGAGGAGACAGATGAGACGTCACTCATCGAGACGAAATTCATCTCGGAGGCGCTTGGGCAGACTCTGGAACAGACTGTTCCACAGGCCACGAGTGAGAGGGCAGATCCCACTCTTAACACCTGCGCACACTTCCCAAACAACACTGGGTGATGGAATTATCAATCACACAGAAGGGAATATCCAGAATCCCTCACCTTCCCCTGAGGGACCTAATTCAGAGGCAGAGACTTATGGCCAGGCTAGAGGGCTCCAAGAAGCTGGAAATAGCATTTTGCAGCCAGAGACTGAAGCCACAGAGCCATCACCCTCTAGTGTTTTATCTAATACTTGCACGGCTGCACAGGCAGAGCCTGAGACTGGACACAGTGACAAATCTTCAGGGGCTGAGGAGACCTCCAGCACTGAGCTTAAACAAACCAAGAGGGTGGATTCAGGAAAAGCTTTCAGAGACCCTTTGTCTGAAAGTGTTACAGAAACACTCCGTGGAGGATCGGTGTCCAGAAGGACTGTCGCAGAGAACAGTAATTTAAACAGGAGTCATCCGCTGAGTGAAGAGCCACGTAGATTACCCTTAAAAAAGTGGGAGTCCAATTACTCAGACCGCCCTATGAATGTTTGTATTCAGGTGGATGGAGAGCAGCGATGTTGCCCTCATTCCTATCGGGAAGAACCTTTGGGCATTCATGCGGCTTGTTGCCATACTGTGGAAGTGCCAATGCTAGAGTCCTCTACTCCCCTCTCAGAAATCAATCCCAGTGATGATGAATCATTACTAGTTTGctaatgacattttgttttggcCCTGTAgattttgtaactttaaaatgtACATTGCAGTGCGCACTGATTATAACCGACACATCCGTGCTTTCAGCGTAGTCTGTTAGAACCAATGTGCATTTATCCCAGAGGCAGTAGAATACCTATGACAAGACTGTGGGACAAATTTTGTCTTTGTTGATATGCCTGAAACTCAAGTGGGGTAAAAATGGGCCAATGTTTGTATTCAGGAGTGAGTGAGAATCTGTTGTCACAATTTTGTCACAATTGGAATTGAGTATTTCCATGCTCCTTTGTTTCTTCTGTGCATTTATTCACTTTCACTTTGCAATCAGGGAATTTTAGTTTGTTCAGTTTAAAGTCACTTACTATTGACATTAATGTGCTAGAGAGAAATCAGTTGGCAGTCTGTGTAGGCGTCAGTCACAGGGAATTACAACTGTCGGTATTCAGCTAGAGAAATCAAATTGTTGTCTTTTTAGATTATTGGTTTTAGTTAAAAAATGTTTACACAATACATTTAGCAGAAAGTCAAATCCCTATGGCTCCTCTTTCTCTTTTGTGAAAATTACCACCTTTTTCTCCATTCCCTTCAGAAGTGTATTGTTGGCCATAGATATCCAAAAGCATCCATTGCAACCAAAGTTTTTGTATTCTGCATACAAAGAATCAGGTTTTTTATCTGCCATAACTTTGTAATAACAAATTAGCCATGTAAACGATAAACTGGAGTGCATTGAGCCCCATTTGCAGCAACACATTTATATTATCATATATTTTACCATATTCACAATGGTTTTGttaagtttgaattttttttttcttctctttttttaggCTCTTAGTATCATGCCATTTTAGGGCATGGTCTAgagcagtgatgggcaacctgcggcctgtgggCTGCATGCAACTcttcagggtaatccactggcaggccgtgagacagtttgtttacattgactgtccgcaggcactgccgccgatagctcccagtggctgcggttcgctgttcccggacaatgagagctgcaggaagcagcacgggctgcagggacatgctggccgctgcttcctgcagctcccattggccaggaacggcgaactgcggccactgggagctgcagccggCCGTGcttgcggatggtcaatgtaaacaaactgtctcgcggcctgccagcggattaccctgacgggccgcaggttgcccaccactggtctagagaatTAATCAGTGCTTCCACTCTCTCATTAGCTACAGTGAGAGTTGCAGTTAGTGGATTTTTTAATGGTATGCTCAttcttttgttgttcttttaGATATATGCTAGTTGAAAAGATCTgtaccattttcaaaactgaaaatgtgCAGACATCTAAGTAGTTTGGGTAGACCCCTGtgccttttgctttttaaaatttaattaaaaacagcaaAGCTATTTAACTAGGAGATGTGGTGATGTTGCCTAGATAGGAGTGACTCACtacagaacaacaaaaattatctggtgaaatcttggctctgttgaagtgaatgggagctcTGCTATTGAATCCAaaagagccaggatttcagccatgTTTTAGTGTACCATTTCTACTTTAGTTTTCCTCTTCTGGAGAagcacataattttaaaaaatacagtcagCAATTTTTTTTAGACTGGAGAAAGTAAGTTTGTTGCCACTCCTTTATAGGGAAGCAGGTGCAGGATGGTGTGTCTCAGTACTCTGAGACCTGTCTACTACTGTAGGACAGCTTCCAGTTAGGAAGCAAATAGGAGCCTTAACTCCAGATTGTGCTGACACAGTTATTAATTGCTCTTCTATTAAAACTACACAAGATTTAACCTGAGCTGCACAATCCAAATAGTCTTTAACTCCTGCAGGTCACTTGAATGTGATGGGAGTTGAGACTGTGCAGTGAAGGGTGAATGAACACCTGAGTGTCAAGATGTTTGTCCTTTTAATGGGCTATATTCTGCCCTGGATCTTTTTACAGAACTCCCAGTGGGAGTCCCAGCCAAGAAATGAGGTCAGGGCTAGGCCCACTGTGCTTTTGGTTGGCTTTGCCAAATCATAATGTGAAAGAACAGCATTGATGTGCTTTATTTTTTCTCTGacacaaattatttttatattgtgtTTTCCAAACCAGGAAGAAACTGAAGATTCTAAATTGTAAGAAGATTAGGAGTAGGTAAGGGTTTTGGTCAAAGTGCATTCCAGTAAAGAATCATAGTTACatgaagtaaaaaataaaaatactgtttgGTCAGATATTTCCTTCCACATATTTCTGTGGTCAGAGGTCATTTAGCCAAACAAAAAGGTAGTTTTGAGACTATTTTACTTTCCTAGCCTTTGTAAGCATTTTAGGTTCCACCCCTAAAAGGTCATATACTGTAGTCATTAACCTGCCAGGGAGGTTTGTGTCCAAGGCTCCAGTTTTTAGTGTCTTTTTGTCTAAAAGTAATTTTAAGTACATAGAATTGTATTTATAAAATAGTAAACTTAGTTATAATTGGGTGGAAGATTACATTTCAGGGTAAATACTTTACAAACAAAAAGAaccttataaataaatatatttaattct
The genomic region above belongs to Eretmochelys imbricata isolate rEreImb1 chromosome 12, rEreImb1.hap1, whole genome shotgun sequence and contains:
- the LRP3 gene encoding low-density lipoprotein receptor-related protein 3 — its product is MLQRLHRPRGLHGRPGAAALPAPRARRRGEAGAESPAGAAANSPPAKGRRRRGPAMEKAAAAAAELRQGALVPLTAICLVNLFLTGKIESAVTSLAACSGKLEQHTERRGVIYSPSWPLNYPPAINCSWYIQGDHGDMITISFKNFDLEDSQKCAVDWLMIGPSSKKEEYRVCGSSIPPSFISARDHVWIFFHSDTLSSGQAQGFRLSYIRGKIGQTICQSDEFHCVNGKCIPNTWKCNSMDECGDNSDERNCTIPPTEPQSSICPSGTFQCSIAHSTKCLINELRCNSVKDCSDGSDEANCPDLSCGKRLGNFYGSFASPDLFRADHSRTDLRCTWYVDTQDNRHVLLQLDLQLGYNDYIKVYDGIGERGDKLMQTLSYHNNRHLVSVESSKGQLTISYHARSKSTGHGFNATYQVKGYCLPWEHPCGSDEECFTDKQHCDGWWHCPNGKDEENCPACQKNEYPCEGNSGLCYSILDRCNNQKNCPDGSDEKNCFTCQPGNFHCGTNLCIFETWRCDGQEDCQDGSDEHNCLVIVPRKVITAALIGSLVCGLLLVIALGCAFKLYSLRTREYRAFETQMTRLEAEFVRREAPPSYGQLIAQGLIPPVEDFPVYNASQASVLQNIRTAMRRQMRRHSSRRNSSRRRLGRLWNRLFHRPRVRGQIPLLTPAHTSQTTLGDGIINHTEGNIQNPSPSPEGPNSEAETYGQARGLQEAGNSILQPETEATEPSPSSVLSNTCTAAQAEPETGHSDKSSGAEETSSTELKQTKRVDSGKAFRDPLSESVTETLRGGSVSRRTVAENSNLNRSHPLSEEPRRLPLKKWESNYSDRPMNVCIQVDGEQRCCPHSYREEPLGIHAACCHTVEVPMLESSTPLSEINPSDDESLLVC